From one Rhodamnia argentea isolate NSW1041297 chromosome 1, ASM2092103v1, whole genome shotgun sequence genomic stretch:
- the LOC115738933 gene encoding salicylate carboxymethyltransferase-like: MEVMQVLHMNGGMGETSYANNSLLQRKVILMTKPITEAAVTALFSTADTTFWASLAIADLGCSSGPNTLVAMSEIITIVIDLCKAMNHELPEFQVFLNDLPGNDFNTIFGSLLPKFEQKLSEQMKGKYGASATPSCFFNGVPGSFYGRLFARESLHLLHSSYSLMWLSQVPRGVEGNKGNIYIARSSPPGVIRAYYEQFQRDFSTFLECRGQELVVGGRMVLTLLGRRSDDPSSKECCSIWELLAIALNQMVSEGLIEEEKLDSFNIPQYMPSPKEVRLEVQKQGSFSMDCLEVSEVNWSVFDSDFDPNVVSEDEGCNLVRCMRAVAEPLLVNHFGEEIIDEVFKRYGAQLAARMSEENPAFVNVVISLKKIA, from the exons atggAAGTCATGCAAGTATTGCACATGAATGGAGGAATGGGAGAAACAAGCTATGCTAACAACTCATTGCTTCAG AGAAAGGTGATATTGATGACGAAGCCCATAACCGAGGCAGCTGTCACTGCTCTCTTCTCCACCGCCGACACAACCTTCTGGGCAAGCCTTGCCATCGCGGACTTGGGCTGTTCCTCTGGCCCCAACACTCTCGTCGCCATGTCTGAGATCATCACCATCGTGATCGATCTCTGCAAGGCGATGAACCATGAGCTGCCGGAGTTCCAAGTGTTCTTGAACGATCTCCCAGGGAACGACTTCAACACCATCTTCGGTAGCCTGTTGCCGAAATTCGAACAAAAGCTGAGCGAGCAAATGAAGGGCAAGTATGGAGCATCGGCGACGCCGTCATGCTTCTTCAATGGCGTTCCTGGTTCATTCTATGGGAGATTGTTCGCTCGGGAGAGCCTGCACTTGCTTCATTCCTCGTACAGCCTCATGTGGCTATCTCAA GTCCCAAGAGGAGTAGAGGGAAACAAAGGCAACATATACATTGCCAGATCGAGCCCTCCGGGGGTGATTAGGGCATACTATGAGCAATTCCAGAGGGACTTCTCGACGTTCTTGGAGTGTCGTGGGCAAGAGTTGGTGGTGGGAGGGCGTATGGTTTTGACCCTCCTGGGTCGAAGAAGCGACGATCCTTCAAGCAAAGAGTGTTGCTCCATTTGGGAGCTCTTGGCTATTGCTCTCAATCAGATGGTCTCCGAg GGACTCATAGAGGAAGAGAAACTGGACTCCTTCAACATCCCTCAATACATGCCCTCACCAAAAGAAGTACGATTGGAGGTCCAAAAGCAAGGCTCGTTCTCAATGGATTGCTTGGAGGTATCCGAAGTGAATTGGAGTGTATTTGACTCGGATTTTGACCCTAACGTCGTCTCGGAGGATGAGGGATGCAATTTGGTCAGGTGCATGAGAGCCGTGGCCGAGCCCTTGCTTGTCAATCACTTTGGTGAAGAGATCATCGACGAGGTCTTCAAGAGGTATGGGGCACAACTTGCCGCTCGCATGTCAGAGGAAAATCCTGCGTTTGTCAATGTCGTCATTTCGCTGAAGAAGATCGCCTAG
- the LOC115738931 gene encoding salicylate carboxymethyltransferase-like — MGGRMVLTLLGRRSDDPSSKECCSIWELLAITLNDMVSEGLIEEEKLDSFNIPQYTPSPKEVRLEVQKQGSFSIDCLEVFGVNWSEIDSDFDPNVVSEDGGYHLSRCIRAVAEPLVVHHFGEEIIDEVFKRYKAQLAAHMSTENPTFVNVVISLKKIA, encoded by the exons ATGGGAGGGCGTATGGTTTTGACCCTCCTGGGTCGAAGAAGCGACGATCCTTCGAGCAAAGAGTGTTGCTCCATTTGGGAGCTCTTGGCTATTACTCTCAATGACATGGTCTCCGAg GGACTtatagaagaagagaaattggACTCCTTCAACATCCCTCAGTACACGCCCTCACCAAAAGAAGTACGATTGGAAGTTCAAAAGCAAGGCTCTTTCTCAATCGATTGCTTAGAGGTGTTTGGAGTGAATTGGAGTGAAATTGATTCAGATTTCGACCCTAATGTTGTCTCGGAGGATGGGGGATACCATTTGTCCAGGTGCATTAGAGCTGTGGCCGAGCCCTTGGTCGTCCATCACTTTGGGGAAGAGATCATCGACGAGGTCTTCAAGAGGTACAAGGCTCAACTAGCCGCTCACATGTCCACGGAAAACCCCACGTTCGTCAATGTCGTCATTTCACTGAAGAAGATCGCCTAG
- the LOC125312527 gene encoding salicylate carboxymethyltransferase-like isoform X2: MEIMQVLHMNGGMGETSYANNSLLQRKVISMTKPITEAAITALFSVADTTFRASLAIADLGCSSGPNTLFVMSEIITIMIDLCEATNHELPEFQVFLNDLPGNDFNTIFSSLLLSFQEKLSEQMKSKYGASATLLCFFNGVPGSFYGRLFARESLHLIHSSYSLHWLSRVVFWPAVSFVNLMGNKVTLSLSLSLSLSLSLSLSLSLSLSLSLSLLVLSDPKRARGKQRQHIHCRIEPSGGD; encoded by the exons atggaa atcatgcaAGTATTGCACATGAATGGAGGAATGGGAGAAACAAGCTATGCTAATAACTCATTGCTTCAG AGAAAGGTGATATCGATGACAAAGCCCATAACCGAGGCAGCTATTACCGCTCTCTTCTCTGTTGCCGACACCACCTTCCGGGCAAGCCTCGCCATCGCAGACTTGGGTTGTTCCTCTGGCCCCAACACTCTTTTCGTCATGTCTGAAATCATCACCATCATGATTGATCTTTGCGAGGCGACAAACCATGAGCTGCCGGAGTTCCAAGTGTTCTTGAATGACCTCCCGGGGAATGACTTCAATACCATCTTCAGCAGCCTCTTGCTGAGTTTCCAAGAGAAGCTGAGCGAGCAAATGAAGAGCAAGTATGGAGCATCGGCGACGTTGCTATGCTTCTTCAATGGCGTTCCTGGTTCGTTCTATGGGAGATTATTCGCTCGGGAGAGCCTGCACTTGATTCATTCTTCGTACAGCCTCCATTGGCTGTCTCGGGTAGTATTTTGGCCCGCAGTTTCATTTGTTAACTTGATGGGAAACAaagtcactctctctctctctctctctctctctctctctctctctctctctctctctctctctctctctctctctctctctctctctctccttgtttTATCGGATCCCAAGAGGGCTAGAGGGAAACAAAGGCAACATATACATTGCCGGATCGAGCCCTCCGGAGGTGATTAG
- the LOC125312527 gene encoding salicylate carboxymethyltransferase-like isoform X1 yields the protein MEVKQVLHMKGGMGETSYANNSLLQRKVISMTKPITEAAITALFSVADTTFRASLAIADLGCSSGPNTLFVMSEIITIMIDLCEATNHELPEFQVFLNDLPGNDFNTIFSSLLLSFQEKLSEQMKSKYGASATLLCFFNGVPGSFYGRLFARESLHLIHSSYSLHWLSRVVFWPAVSFVNLMGNKVTLSLSLSLSLSLSLSLSLSLSLSLSLSLLVLSDPKRARGKQRQHIHCRIEPSGGD from the exons atggaagtcAAACAAGTATTGCACATGAAAGGGGGAATGGGAGAAACAAGCTATGCTAACAACTCATTGCTTCAG AGAAAGGTGATATCGATGACAAAGCCCATAACCGAGGCAGCTATTACCGCTCTCTTCTCTGTTGCCGACACCACCTTCCGGGCAAGCCTCGCCATCGCAGACTTGGGTTGTTCCTCTGGCCCCAACACTCTTTTCGTCATGTCTGAAATCATCACCATCATGATTGATCTTTGCGAGGCGACAAACCATGAGCTGCCGGAGTTCCAAGTGTTCTTGAATGACCTCCCGGGGAATGACTTCAATACCATCTTCAGCAGCCTCTTGCTGAGTTTCCAAGAGAAGCTGAGCGAGCAAATGAAGAGCAAGTATGGAGCATCGGCGACGTTGCTATGCTTCTTCAATGGCGTTCCTGGTTCGTTCTATGGGAGATTATTCGCTCGGGAGAGCCTGCACTTGATTCATTCTTCGTACAGCCTCCATTGGCTGTCTCGGGTAGTATTTTGGCCCGCAGTTTCATTTGTTAACTTGATGGGAAACAaagtcactctctctctctctctctctctctctctctctctctctctctctctctctctctctctctctctctctctctctctctctctccttgtttTATCGGATCCCAAGAGGGCTAGAGGGAAACAAAGGCAACATATACATTGCCGGATCGAGCCCTCCGGAGGTGATTAG